One part of the Trypanosoma brucei brucei TREU927 chromosome 4, complete sequence genome encodes these proteins:
- a CDS encoding dual specificity protein phosphatase, putative (similar to GB:CAA77232.1: DsPTP1 protein {Arabidopsis thaliana}; similar to Dual specificity protein phosphatase (EC 3.1.3.48) (EC 3.1.3.16). (Swiss-Prot:Q39491) [Chlamydomonas eugametos]), with protein sequence MGACIAALRGKVAGKTNDSHGISDQSLPTAESTDDSVNNRNGKFNKCIRGEESISSGDMHGKEGSDLSKSLTSLWGVLSKTEFADFFRAHPELLKSNSAAVMCTGAFRPGELVGAYCVVKELPGGTVGRSFLVKAVDDSGPPTPTVTTPEVEDSGKREFVFKVMTFINRKNLVEPVLDDKRALMNLTGDGLLRPVHLLLDEGNETVISVTPFLKEGSCARLAGKLEEDRLLSILRDVASALRLLHSHNIYHCNLKLENVLLREDGKACLADAALWRIFSTQSRDCLLFNGELACMPPEMFMIDEADNQSKDASKVDIWGFGLFMYRLAYGREPFDIEGKALEQVCELVSVDRLQFPQRNWSIASSLEDAIRVCLDDDPERRPTVPGLFSFSLFRNHNFNSVVAGGSVGLPGFRASHNDTGPSGGRSGSDNYIRWAYPRYHWRKNVSLDEMLGSGGICETYRVHLRRHPSKQFVMKVLKRSVLKAASQYRISTDDLRHALAVSRLINHPNVLNLLEIVDSRDGCFASQQLAKSRFLYAEFPPLLNHKNPLFTLKQMLADVLQGLFVLHLNGVPHLRLTPSNIFYELGVGFRVSDFGPLFLAREEIVESMETDQPLYSVPQWVVDDLKVPIHMSRFSLDVFCVGLLAASALPSVLHEDWYRFSNSEGCILDVKGVCEKVKNASLYLKPMLVDFILQALTNPATTVRDLMNHSYLSDAIDVSRLDEMKPLNISPADMEMAVSERFTTTDESGLWNVLGHDPAAGNGHLWCSMFRNEALPDGCIRSGIQSVNEVAAARRVPFVKKLVCGLCRCELPIVLFLCDKCDDYIRCAKCSLVDTHADDHKLSPHLVHTVGQDGVDGNFFALLVPTCNICVAQSLEALEMQANLPHGTLTKDITTQSVTAERALRRLTLAKLNPGPKVLPKVSDTEGETWEEEVASCRETRNTELLLHQFELNTVPKELFDPPLLHVASIDLSYNKLTSLPDDLALLCNLRSVSVAHNALTVLPDSMGELRQLDRLDASHNKLKDLPLTFVKLRKLSTVTLDFNEFSGLPRVLDDLIVATASTPQLSTIYLAENTNITRFPDYTNLAILPTLKLALDNEPSVYQTYLNENLAEKLPNIGMLWNKIYPDRIVDNVFCGSLRTTQSQVVYDKLGIKNLLTVGRDLVPVPPVGGKHLVISLDDIEEADIRCTFDEAVNFIDMSVEKGEGCLVHCFAGLSRSATTVIAYFMMKRGMRLGDAYQLTKRGRPSIYPNEGFFRQMIELDGELFPDDPPLQLEDIGRESPNVRV encoded by the coding sequence ATGGGTGCTTGCATAGCCGCACTAAGAGGGAAGGTCGCGGGTAAAACAAATGATTCACACGGGATTAGCGACCAGTCGCTGCCGACCGCGGAGAGTACAGATGATAGTGTCAACAACCGTAATGGAAAGTTCAATAAATGCATCCGTGGAGAAGAGAGCATTTCCTCGGGGGATATGCACGGCAAAGAGGGCAGCGACTTAAGTAAGTCGCTAACGAGTTTATGGGGGGTTCTCTCCAAAACAGAATTTGCTGACTTCTTTCGAGCACATCCCGAATTGTTGAAGTCCAATTCAGCTGCCGTCATGTGCACTGGCGCGTTTCGTCCCGGAGAACTTGTCGGGGCTTATTGCGTAGTGAAGGAACTTCCAGGGGGAACGGTGGGTCGAAGTTTTTTGGTTAAAGCTGTGGACGACAGTGGCCCACCGACGCCCACCGTCACGACACCTGAGGTTGAAGATTCTGGTAAACGGGAGTTTGTGTTTAAGGTGATGACATTTATTAACCGTAAGAACTTGGTGGAACCGGTATTAGACGATAAGAGGGCTCTTATGAACCTGACAGGTGACGGTTTACTTCGCCCAGTCCATTTGCTACTCGACGAAGGGAATGAAACAGTGATATCTGTTACCCCTTTTTTGAAGGAAGGTTCGTGCGCTCGTCTTGCCGGAAAGCTTGAAGAGGATCGGTTACTGTCTATACTGCGTGATGTTGCAAGTGCTCTCCGTCTTCTTCATTCGCACAATATATACCACTGTAACCTGAAGTTGGAAAACGTTCTTTTGAGGGAGGATGGGAAAGCCTGCCTTGCCGACGCAGCGTTGTGGCGTATCTTCTCTACACAGAGCCGTGATTGCCTTCTCTTTAATGGTGAACTCGCGTGCATGCCTCCCGAGATGTTCATGATTGATGAAGCTGACAACCAGTCGAAGGACGCGAGCAAAGTAGACATTTGGGGGTTTGGGCTGTTCATGTACCGTCTGGCGTACGGGCGGGAGCCGTTTGACATTGAAGGAAAGGCACTTGAACAAGTCTGTGAACTAGTTTCTGTTGATAGGCTCCAGTTTCCTCAACGCAACTGGAGCATCGCGAGTTCGCTTGAGGATGCCATCCGTGTTTGTCTTGACGATGATCCGGAACGTCGACCAACAGTTCCGGGGTTGTTTAGCTTCTCATTGTTTCGGAACCACAATTTTAATTCTGTTGTGGCTGGAGGAAGTGTCGGGTTACCGGGATTCAGGGCGTCGCATAATGATACTGGACCAAGTGGTGGGCGCTCTGGCTCGGATAACTACATTAGGTGGGCATACCCAAGGTATCATTGGCGGAAGAACGTGTCACTCGACGAAATGCTCGGGTCTGGAGGCATCTGTGAAACATATCGGGTGCACCTGCGGCGGCATCCATCTAAGCAGTTCGTGATGAAGGTGCTAAAACGGTCAGTACTGAAGGCTGCCTCACAATACAGAATCAGCACAGACGATCTGCGTCACGCACTAGCTGTTTCGCGACTTATTAACCATCCTAACGTATTAAACCTGCTGGAGATTGTGGACTCGAGGGACGGGTGCTTTGCTTCGCAGCAGTTGGCTAAAAGCAGGTTTCTTTACGCGGAGTTTCCCCCGTTGCTGAATCACAAAAACCCTCTCTTCACACTGAAACAGATGCTCGCCGATGTCCTCCAGGGGCTTTTCGTGCTTCACCTAAATGGTGTGCCGCATCTCCGTCTGACACCATCAAACATTTTTTATGAGCTGGGCGTTGGTTTTAGGGTTTCGGACTTTGGTCCTTTGTTCCTTGCACGGGAGGAAATTGTCGAAAGTATGGAAACAGACCAACCACTGTATAGTGTACCACAGTGGGTGGTTGACGATTTAAAGGTGCCGATCCACATGTCGAGATTCAGTCTTGACGTTTTCTGTGTTGGTTTACTGGCCGCTTCAGCACTCCCTTCAGTTCTGCATGAAGACTGGTACCGATTTTCTAATTCAGAGGGGTGTATTCTTGATGTGAAGGGGGTTTGTGAGAAGGTAAAGAATGCCTCCCTTTATCTTAAGCCGATGCTCGTGGACTTTATCCTCCAAGCGCTAACTAACCCCGCAACAACTGTGAGGGACTTGATGAATCATTCATATTTGAGCGACGCGATCGACGTCAGCAGGCTCGACGAGATGAAACCGCTGAACATATCGCCTGCTGATATGGAGATGGCCGTGTCAGAGAGGTTTACCACCACTGACGAATCTGGACTATGGAATGTTCTCGGTCACGACCCAGCGGCAGGGAATGGCCACTTGTGGTGCTCAATGTTCCGCAACGAAGCACTGCCCGACGGCTGCATACGGTCTGGCATTCAATCTGTTAATGAAGTTGCGGCTGCAAGGCGGGTTCCTTTTGTTAAGAAACTCGTTTGCGGGCTGTGCCGGTGTGAATTACCCATAGTTTTATTTCTATGCGATAAGTGTGACGATTACATACGCTGCGCCAAGTGTTCGTTAGTGGATACACACGCCGACGACCACAAACTCAGCCCACACCTTGTCCACACCGTCGGGCAGGATGGGGTTGATGGcaacttttttgctttattggTGCCAACATGCAATATATGTGTCGCGCAGTCACTGGAAGCCCTAGAAATGCAGGCCAACCTGCCACACGGAACGCTGACGAAAGATATCACCACCCAATCAGTTACTGCGGAGCGAGCCCTACGGCGGCTAACACTTGCGAAGTTGAATCCAGGCCCCAAGGTACTTCCCAAAGTCTCGGATACTGAAGGTGAGACTTGGGAGGAGGAAGTTGCAAGCTGCCGCGAGACTCGAAACACTGAGCTGTTGTTGCATCAATTTGAACTGAACACTGTACCGAAGGAGCTGTTTGACCCGCCGCTGCTTCACGTGGCGAGTATTGACCTTAGTTACAACAAGTTAACCAGCCTTCCCGACGATCTGGCCCTTCTTTGCAACTTGAGAAGTGTTTCCGTTGCGCATAATGCTCTGACTGTTCTACCAGACAGCATGGGTGAACTCCGTCAACTAGATCGTTTAGACGCGAGCCACAATAAACTAAAGGACCTGCCGTTAACATTTGTCAAACTACGCAAGTTGAGCACTGTCACCTTAGACTTCAATGAATTTTCGGGGTTGCCTCGCGTTTTGGACGATCTCATTGTTGCCACCGCATCGACACCGCAGCTTTCCACCATTTATTTAGCGGAGAACACCAACATAACAAGGTTCCCCGATTACACGAACCTTGCAATCTTACCCACGCTTAAGTTGGCCTTAGACAACGAACCCAGTGTTTATCAAACGTATCTCAATGAAAACCTTGCAGAAAAGCTACCCAACATTGGCATGCTTTGGAATAAAATATATCCAGATCGAATCGTTGATAACGTGTTTTGTGGGAGCTTGCGCACCACTCAATCACAGGTGGTGTACGATAAACTTGGCATAAAAAACCTCTTGACAGTGGGAAGGGACCTCGTTCCCGTCCCTCCGGTTGGTGGAAAACATCTCGTTATCTCATTAGATGATATTGAGGAGGCGGATATCCGTTGTACATTTGATGAGGCTGTCAACTTCATTGATATGAGTGTGGAAAAAGGTGAAGGGTGTTTGGTCCACTGCTTCGCCGGACTCTCGCGTTCCGCCACGACAGTAATAGCATACTTCATGATGAAGAGAGGCATGAGACTTGGCGATGCGTACCAGCTAACGAAAAGGGGCCGACCTTCTATTTACCCCAATGAGGGTTTCTTTAGACAAATGATTGAACTGGATGGTGAGTTGTTCCCCGATGACCCGCCACTGCAACTGGAGGACATTGGAAGAGAAAGTCCCAATGTAAGGGTGTAG